The DNA sequence AGCCGGCGCGCGGCTGTCCGGCATGGAGTTCTCGAACTACTACACGCTCGCGCCGGCGTTCTCGACGATGGCGCGGTCGATGACGTACCTGTTCGGCACCTACACCGACGCCGACGGCCGCGAGCTCGAGCTGCCGTCCGGGCCGGACCGCAACCGCGTCCTCGGCGCGGCGCTGCTGCGCGGGCCGGTGTTCACCACGCTCGACCGGGCACCGGAGTGGGTGCGCCGGAAGATGCCCGTGGTGCAGCCGAACTTCCTGCTGCCGTTCACCCGGCGCGGGATCGACCCGTACACCCAGCCGTTCGAGGTCACGCTGCTCGGCGAAGGCACGATCCGCGGGGTCGGCGGGCTGGTCGTCGACGGCACCGAGTGCGCCACCGGCGTACCCGGGCTGTTCGCGGCGGGCGACGTCGCGAGCCGGGTCCCGGTCGTGGGCGCGATCTCCGGTGGCGGGTCGCCCAACTCGGCGTGGGCCGTCTCGTCGGGCACGTGGGCCGGGCGGGCGGCGGTCCGGTACGCCCGCACGGCTGCCGCCGCGGCGGCGCCGGTGCGGCCGATCGGGCGGGCCGGGATCCGGCCGAGCGGGCCCGTGGCCGCGGTGGACACCACCGCCGTGACCGACGTCGTCCGGGAGGAGCTGAACGCCTACGACAAGAACATGTTCCGCGACGAAGCCGGCCTCCGCGGTTCGCTGTCCACATTGGATTCCCTGTGGACGGCCGTCGAAGCGGGCCTGACCGGCACCGGGCGGGACGCCGTGGCGGCGCGCGAAACCGCGTCACTGGTCGCCGTGGGCCGCTGGGTCAAGACCGCCGCCCTGCACCGCCGCGAGACCCTGGGGATGCACTGGCGGACCGATGGGCAGGAGGCCGCCGCGTGATCGAGCTCGTCCTCGCCGACCGCTGCATCGCCTGCGACAAGTGCGTCCGGGTGTGCCCGAGCGACGTCTTCGACGCCGTCCGCGGCGGCCCGCCGGTCATCGCGCGCCAGAGCGACTGCCAGACGTGCTTCCTCTGCGAGCTCTACTGCCCGGTCGACGCCCTGTTCGTCGACCCCGACTGCCGCACCCCCGTCAGCGCCGACGAAGCCGCCGTGCGGGCGAGCGACTGGCCCGCGCAGTACCGGCGCGACTCCGGCTGGGGCCGGGCGCGCCGCACCCACGCCAACGAAAGCTGGCGGATGAGCGACATCTTCGCCGCCGCCCGCGCCCTGGGACAGGAGACCCCGTGACGCTCGAATTCATCGGTTACGCCGCCGGCCGGCAGGCCAGCGAGATCGTCGCCCCGGACGGCCCGGTCGTCCAGCCCGGCTACCTGCGCGAAGTCGCCAGGACGCACGAAGAAGCCGGGTTCGACCGGGTGCTGATCGCCCAGTCCGCGAGCAGCCCGGACGGGTTCGTGCTGGCCGGCCAGGTGCTGGCCGCGACCGAGCGGCTCGGCGTGCTGCTGGCCCACCGGCCCGGGTTCGTCGCGCCGACCCAGCTGGCCCGCAAGTTCGCCACGCTCGACGCGTTCCACCCCGGCCGGCTCGCGCTGCACGTGATCACCGGCGGCGACGACGCCGACCAGGCCCGCGACGGCGACTTCACCGACAAGCCCACCCGCTACCGCCGCACCGACGACTTCCTGTCGGTGGTGCGGCGGACCTGGGCGTCGGCCGAGCCCTTCGACCACGAAGGCGAGTTCTACCGGGTCCGGGGCGCGCTCTCGGACGTCCGCCCGGCCGCCGGGATCCCGGTGTACTTCGGCGGCGCGTCCGAAGACGCGATCCGGGTGGGTGGCAAGCACGCCGACGTCTACGCGTTCTGGGGCGAGCCCCTGGCCGGGATCGCCGAGCGCATCGGCCGGGTCCGGGCCGCCGCGGCGGGACGGGACATCGCCTTCAGCGTCAGCCTGCGGCCGATCCCCGCCGCCACCGAGGCCGAAGCCTGGGAGCGGGCGCGGGAGGTCCTGCGGCTGACGCAGGACCGCGTCGGCGAGTTCAAGGGCCGCCGTGACTCCAGCGCCGCCGTCGGGTCGCAGCGGCTGCTGGAGGCCGCCGCGACCGGCGAGGTCGTCGACGAGCGGCTGTGGACGGCGGTGGCGAAGACGACCGGTGCGGCCGGCAACTCGACCGCGCTGGTCGGCAGCTACGAGCAGGTCGCCGGCTCGCTGCTCGACTACGTCCGGCTCGGCGTCGGCACCCTGCTGATCCGCGGTTTCTCGCCGCTGGCCGACGCCCGCGACTACGGCAAGCTGGTCGAGATCGTCCGCGAGCGGGCCGGCGCCGTTACCGTCGGGGCATGAAGCCGAGCACATCGCACTGGGGCGCCTTCTCGGCCGAGGTCGGCCCCGACGGCAGGCTGCGCGTCGAACCGCACCCCGCCGACCCGGCGCCGTCTCCCCTGCTGGGCAACCTGGCCGCCGCGCTGGACCACCCCACCCGGGTGGCCCGGCCGGCGGTCCGCCGCGGCTGGCTCGAGGGCGGGCCGGGGCCGGACGAGCGCCGGGGGCGTGACGAGTTCGTCGAGCTGCCGTGGGACGAGGTGCTCGACCGGCTGGCCGCCGAACTCGGCCGCGTCCGGGCCGAGCACGGCAACCAGGCGATCTTCGGCGGCTCGTACGGCTGGGCCAGCGCCGGCCGGTTCCACCACGCCCAAAGCCAGCTGCACCGCTTCCTGAACACCATCGGCGGCTTCACGTCGGCGCGGAACTCCTACAGCAACGGGACGTCGTCGGTGCTGCTGCCGCACGTCGTCGGCGACCCGCACGCGGTGCTGCGCCAGGCCTCGACCTGGCCGACGATCGCCGAGCACACCGAACTGATCGTCGCGTTCGGCGGGGTGCCGGAGAAGAACGTCTTCGTCACGCCCGGCGGGGTCACCGTCCACGGCACCCCCGGCCACCTCGCGCGGTTCGGCGGCCGCGTCGCACTCGTCAGCCCGCTGCGCGACGACGTACCGTCCACAGTGGACGCGCGCTGGTACCCGATCCGGCCCGCCACCGACACCGCGCTGATGCTGGCGCTCGCGCACACGCTCGTCGTGGAAGACTTGTACGCCACGGACTTCCTCGAACGCTACTGCGTCGGTTACGCGGAGTTCGAGCGTTACCTGCGCGACAAGGACCCGGACTGGGCGGCCGGGATCACCGGCATCCCGGCCGCGGACATCGTCGCGCTAGCCAGGGAGATGGCCGCGCACCGGACGCTGATCACCGTCACGTGGTCGCTGCAGCGCGCCGAACACGGCGAGCAGCCGGTGTGGGCGGGCATCGCGCTGGCCGCGCTGCTCGGGCAGATCGGCTTGCCCGGCGGCGGGTTTGGCCACGGCTACGGCTCGATGGGCGACGTCGGCGACACCGGTCCCGAGCTGCGCATACCCGCGCTCCCCCAGGGCGTCAACCCGGTCGCCGAGTTCATCCCGGTCGCGCGGATCGCCGACCTGCTGCTGCACCCGGGCGAGCCGTACGACTACAACGGCGAGACCCGGCGCTACCCGGACATCCGGCTGGTGCACTGGGCGGGCGGCAACCCGTTCCACCACCACCAGGACCTCAACCGGCTGCGCCGCGCCTTCGCCCGCCCGGACACCGTGGTCGTGCACGAACCCCATTGGACGGCCACCGCGCGGCACGCCGACATCGTGCTGCCCGCCACGACCGCGCTGGAGCGCGAGGACATCGGTTCCGGCCGCCGGGACACGCACGTGATCGCCATGCACCGGATCGCCGCGCCCGCCGGGGAAGCGCGGGACGACTACACGATCTTCGCCGCGCTGGCCGCCCGGCTCGGGGTCGAAGCGGAGTTCACCGAGGGCCGCACCGCCCGGCAGTGGCTGGCGCACCTGTACGACGGCTGGCGCGACGAACCGTCGTTCGAAGAGTTCTGGGCCGCGGGCGAGCTGCGGCTGCCGCCCGGCCGCGAGCACCACACCCTGTTCGCGGACTTCCGCGCGGACCCGGACGCCCACCCGCTGCGCACCCCGAGCGGCCGCATCGAGATCACTTCGGCGACCGTCGCGGGCTTCGGCTACCCGGACTGCCCCGGCCACCCGGTCTGGCTGCCGCCCGCCGAAACCGGGCCGCTGTGGCTGATCGCGAACCAGCCGCACACCCGCCTGCACAGCCAGCTCGACGCCGGCGACACCAGCCTGGCCGGCAAGGTGGCCGGCCGCGAGGCGATCCGGCTCAACCCCGCCGACGCGGCGGCGCGCGGCATCGCGCCGGGCGACGTGGTCCGGGTGTTCAACGACCGGGGCGCGTGCCTGGCGGGCGCGGTGCTGGACGACGCGCTCCGGCCCGGCGTCGTCCAGCTCCCGACCGGTGCCTGGTTCGACCCGGTCGAGGACCACCCCACCGGGCCGTTGTGCGCGCACGGCAACCCCAACGTCCTCACCGCGGACATCCCGTCTTCGCGGCTTTCGCAGGGCTGCGCCGGCCAGCACGCGGCAGTCGACGTCGAACGGTTCGACGGGCCGGTCCCGGAAGTGCGAGTCCTGCG is a window from the Amycolatopsis sp. cg9 genome containing:
- a CDS encoding FAD-dependent oxidoreductase — encoded protein: MNADVLVIGGGLAATWTALAAAQAGGDVVLVDKGYCGTSGVTATAGVTHWFVPPSRHEQAVAERHAHAGGLADPERALRVLRTTWERLPTLDRYYPFPVRGGEPDRTNNVRGPEYLRAMRGLIHRAGVRILDHHPALELLLRPDGSVGGAAGVRRQAGGDWQVRAGAVVLATGGTAFRSHLLGSRGNTGDGHLMAVEAGARLSGMEFSNYYTLAPAFSTMARSMTYLFGTYTDADGRELELPSGPDRNRVLGAALLRGPVFTTLDRAPEWVRRKMPVVQPNFLLPFTRRGIDPYTQPFEVTLLGEGTIRGVGGLVVDGTECATGVPGLFAAGDVASRVPVVGAISGGGSPNSAWAVSSGTWAGRAAVRYARTAAAAAAPVRPIGRAGIRPSGPVAAVDTTAVTDVVREELNAYDKNMFRDEAGLRGSLSTLDSLWTAVEAGLTGTGRDAVAARETASLVAVGRWVKTAALHRRETLGMHWRTDGQEAAA
- a CDS encoding 4Fe-4S dicluster-binding protein; this translates as MIELVLADRCIACDKCVRVCPSDVFDAVRGGPPVIARQSDCQTCFLCELYCPVDALFVDPDCRTPVSADEAAVRASDWPAQYRRDSGWGRARRTHANESWRMSDIFAAARALGQETP
- a CDS encoding LLM class flavin-dependent oxidoreductase encodes the protein MTLEFIGYAAGRQASEIVAPDGPVVQPGYLREVARTHEEAGFDRVLIAQSASSPDGFVLAGQVLAATERLGVLLAHRPGFVAPTQLARKFATLDAFHPGRLALHVITGGDDADQARDGDFTDKPTRYRRTDDFLSVVRRTWASAEPFDHEGEFYRVRGALSDVRPAAGIPVYFGGASEDAIRVGGKHADVYAFWGEPLAGIAERIGRVRAAAAGRDIAFSVSLRPIPAATEAEAWERAREVLRLTQDRVGEFKGRRDSSAAVGSQRLLEAAATGEVVDERLWTAVAKTTGAAGNSTALVGSYEQVAGSLLDYVRLGVGTLLIRGFSPLADARDYGKLVEIVRERAGAVTVGA
- a CDS encoding molybdopterin-dependent oxidoreductase codes for the protein MKPSTSHWGAFSAEVGPDGRLRVEPHPADPAPSPLLGNLAAALDHPTRVARPAVRRGWLEGGPGPDERRGRDEFVELPWDEVLDRLAAELGRVRAEHGNQAIFGGSYGWASAGRFHHAQSQLHRFLNTIGGFTSARNSYSNGTSSVLLPHVVGDPHAVLRQASTWPTIAEHTELIVAFGGVPEKNVFVTPGGVTVHGTPGHLARFGGRVALVSPLRDDVPSTVDARWYPIRPATDTALMLALAHTLVVEDLYATDFLERYCVGYAEFERYLRDKDPDWAAGITGIPAADIVALAREMAAHRTLITVTWSLQRAEHGEQPVWAGIALAALLGQIGLPGGGFGHGYGSMGDVGDTGPELRIPALPQGVNPVAEFIPVARIADLLLHPGEPYDYNGETRRYPDIRLVHWAGGNPFHHHQDLNRLRRAFARPDTVVVHEPHWTATARHADIVLPATTALEREDIGSGRRDTHVIAMHRIAAPAGEARDDYTIFAALAARLGVEAEFTEGRTARQWLAHLYDGWRDEPSFEEFWAAGELRLPPGREHHTLFADFRADPDAHPLRTPSGRIEITSATVAGFGYPDCPGHPVWLPPAETGPLWLIANQPHTRLHSQLDAGDTSLAGKVAGREAIRLNPADAAARGIAPGDVVRVFNDRGACLAGAVLDDALRPGVVQLPTGAWFDPVEDHPTGPLCAHGNPNVLTADIPSSRLSQGCAGQHAAVDVERFDGPVPEVRVLRPPIPKGPR